CGGAAACATACCCTGGCACAGATACCAGCCACGCTTTCCTCTATCGTCGTGGGGGCCTCTTTGCGCCCGAACAACCTGGCAGCCTGGGCGCCCATATCTGACTGGATGTGTCTACCGGCCCGATCTCGTCAGCCAAGATGAAGTGCGCTTCAGACAGTCATAATCGAATCCGGGCATTCTCACCCAGGGTCGACAATGTACGCAACAAGCCACTTATTCTCAAAGTGGATCTTGCGCACCAGATAGCAGGCGGCCAGCTTTGAAAGTGCATAATTTGTGAGCGGTGCCCGCGCACAGCTCTCCATCTCGGTAATCGTGCTAATCGGGGCCCCGACGCAGATGAACTGCGGCGATttggcggcctggagaaGGACCCTAGTCGCCTGGAACAGTAGCAGGGCCGCGTATGCGTTAATCTGCATGTGAGTCTCCAGATACTCGAGAGGCATGGTCGAGGCTGGACCGTAGTTGGCCGCAATAGCTGCGTTCGCGATCACTACATCGAGATGCGTAATGCCGTAATCGCGCTGGAGAATGCTGACCGCGTCGGCGGGATCGGACTTCGATCCACTGTCCAGTTGGACTGCGATCAGCGAGGAGTTCTCGCCTCTTGGGAGCGCATCCAAGGCCCCCGCCTGCGAAGTGCGATTGCGGAGACCGGCGATGACGATGCTGTTGGGGCGAAGGAGAAATGCCTGCACGAGCCCCCTCCCGAGGCCTGCAGTTGGTGTTTAGATCTGTGTTAAATCTGTTTCAGGAATGCAGGCGAACGTACCCCTGCTGGCACCGGTCACTAGGTAGACCGTCTTGCGGTCGGACGAAGGAACTTCTGGTACAGAAACGGCTGCAGATGGCATGGCGGCAGTACAGAACTGAGCTGAGAAGACTACAGTATATGGATTTGCGGAAGATGGTGACCGTCTTATATTTCTCGCCGGGCGTACAAGTAGCCTCATCGGCCATTATAGGGAAGGATCGGGGATTTGACCAAGTGCCGAAGCACGATCATATTTTGTTTGGTTGCTTTTGTAGATATGCTTCCATATCTCCATATCTCCTTATTTCCCGATTCTCAATGGCCTATAACCCAATAACCCAATAATCAAATAAACCATCAACCATGCAAAAGGGCATCTGGCCGATGCGCAGGCGAACCCTTACCCGATTCAACTCGACACTAGTCGTCTAGTCAAAGAGGCCCAGAAAAGCCGCCCCGAGGGCCGTCATCATTGGCGCATACGACCAATGGCCCcattctccctttccccaGCTATAGCAGATCGCGCCGTCGGCAAACGCGACCAGACTGCCGGCCACGAGGGTCCAGCCCGTCGACTTGCGGGTCCCGAACGCGTTGGCAATGTAGAACGAAAAGCCCCAGAAGATGTCGCGGACCCCGTACACGTAACTCAGGCCCTCGACGAGCCGTCTTTCGGCGGGCGAAGCGGGCAGCTCCCACtcaaagaaagagagcgCGTGCGCAGGGCGAAGGAGCGCGTTGACGCCGAATCCAATGGCGATGAGCGCAAACGCATTGGCGCCGATGCTGAGGGCCGGGTGCTGAGAGACGGGCATTTTGAAGTATTGTTTAACGGATTGGTGGCTTCTGTCAGTGTTAGTATTGATGTCAAGATTCAGTGCAGCGCAGCTCCAGTGCAGTCGAGAGTAATTTTagtgccagtgccagtgcaGTGTTGATGGATGTCAATAGAACAAAATCAAAGTCAGCTTCTTACCTCGTAAATCAATCCAGATTGATGGTTAAGCAGTATTGCGACGAGAGAGAGATGAAGAATGTGCAGTGAGAGAAGACGAGATTTAAGGCGAGGGGTCGGGAGTTAGGCACGGAGATAGCAGTTCTTTGTCTTGGCCTCTGCCTTGTCTCACACTCATTTCCACACAATAAATGTCGCTTGTAGCTAGCCTCGTCTCGTTGGCCATCAGGTCTGTTGGTTGGTTGGCCTCTGGTCGACCGTCTGTCAGTCGTCTGGCCAGTCGTCTGGTCGGTGGTCTTGCAGCGCGTACTAGTCATCTCAGCTCTCAGCATCTCACCATCCAGGGCCGTCCCTCTGCCACTCCCAGGGCTGAGATCACAGGTACCAGATCAAGTTCTATTCATAGCGCAATCCTTCTCAGTGAACCCGTGCCCGGCGCTAGGATGTCCGCCCAGGGCACAGTTCTCAAGGGCCaggaagcagccgcagctcGCATTCGCACAGTCCCCATTCGTCAGCTGCCTCGTGGCAGTACCGTAAAGCCATCGTGAGACCATTTTGGACCCTGCAGAGAACGCCACCTTGCTTCCTAGTTCTAATTTCGTCGCGTGGCCCCCATGCGGTCTCATCCTCGAACTCTCTCGACACCTGTCGCAGTCATTCCGCGCCGCTCGCGCTGGGTTAACGGGCCATAGACAATAGCCAGTGGCCGCTTAGAATCGGGCTGAAGGGCTTCACAGCCCCTTCGCACGCGAAGGGGCAATACGAGCCGACCAGTTCGTGATGCGGTTGAGCGGGAGATGCCCGCTAGATCGTGCTGTTCATACCATGGATAAGAATAGAGCATCAGCAGTAGAATGGCTATATAAACCACTTGGTCTTCGCCGGGATGTCCTTGCTCGACCAGCAatctcaatatcttctgTCTTACCAAGAAACTTGCGCGACAAGAACTCTCGCGACACAACTTTCGCTATACAATGTTgctcaagagcatccagAACATTGTCTGTGGCCTCGTGCCAACGTTCTTCCTGTttggctctgcagctgccgAGCTGGACTTTGAACAGTGGCATCCAGCGGGACTGGGAGACTTGCGCTGCGGCTGCCCGGCCATGAACAGTCTTGCCAACCACGGGTTCATCAACCATAACGGCAGCAACATCACGGTCAACGAGGTCATCCCGTTGATGCAAGAGGTCTTTCATCTCAGTGAAGAGCTCGCCACGATTGTCACGGGCCTCGCCGTCCTCTCGGCGGACGACCCTGCCTCGGGTATTTTCAACCTTGATATGCTGAACCGCCACAACATTTTCGAGCACGACGCCTCACTGACCCGCAAGGATTTCTACCTGGGCGGCGACGGACATACTATTGACCAGCCCACGCTGGACGAGTTCCTCAGCTACTTCGACGGCAAAGAATGGATCGACCTCAACGACGCCGCAGCAGCCCGCTATGCGCGCGTCCTCGACTCCCGCGAGAAGAACCCGAGCTTCCTCTaccaggaccagcagctcatTACTTCGTACGGCGAGACGATCAAGTACTTCCGAACCATGGTCGACCCGCGCTCAAACAAGACATCCGCCGAGTTCGTCAGGATCTTGTTCACCGAGGAGCGGCTGCCCGTCAGGGAAGGGTGGCAGCGCCCGCGAGAAGAGATCAGTGGGTTCTCGCTGGCCAGCGATGTCGTTCAGCTGGCGCTGCGCACCCCAGAGAAGTTCATTGGCATGCCGTTCGACCAGCGTCCGTTTGCAGAGCAGGCCTTTGACccgctgccatggcagcggcCTCCCATCTGGACTCCCCCGAACTACCCGGGTTTCAGTAAGAGGCATTTCTCTGAGCTTGTCGGGAGGTTTGCGAAGAAGGCCCTTCCGTTTCGTGCTTGATAGACATCTATCTTTCTGAGGCTTTGGTCACTGCCTTCGCTCGGCGTTGCAGCGCAAAACTATATACACGCACATATATATTTCTCTTTCGTTTGTCTATAGTACTAGAATTGGTCTTGTTTGTACAAACATAATTAATCATTGGCATCTATCAATTCAAAGTACCAGCTCTAAACTGCTCTACCAATCCAGGTAATAATGATCCCTTATAGTATGATCTTACTTAATGCTGGCATGTTGCTGGCGTGAGAATAAAGTGCGGCAGAGGATTCAGTAGTGGATCCACTGCGTGGTCTAAACAGGCCGGTGCGAGTTTAACATCTGCCTGAGATCTACTAGTGGCTACGAGAACAGCAGGAAGAAACACAAGTCAAGAAAGGGCTTGGGATTGGAAAAATATCACTATCCAGAGCGCATGACTAAACTGACAAGGGTGAGTATTTTTAATGGAAATTCGGAACGCCAAGGTCAATGTTAACCGCGATCGCTAAACTGGGCTTAGCGTAGGGTGTTTGACACGTGACTAACTAGCACTGTGGAAAGGGACggacaattgtcattattggtgGCCAACGTTGCCGCCTATCTATacctagcttactaaataatgactaagcgagctcgaccccTAGGGCAGGTGACGCGACTTGaaactcatcatcgtctttaTGGTCGCGTGACAGTCATGACTAATGTTGCTTATATAACCAATTTGTATCGCGCGACTAAAAATCAGGTCTAACCGAGCTGCAATCTGGGCGGTGCCATAGaacagtatgccccgacaaaCATCGCGCATCGCGTCGGCTCTATCCGAAGCGAGTTAGAAAATTGTTGGTGCGTCTGGCATGGTACGCCAGACTCTCCACGACAGCGTCTCGTTCCATCAATCGGCGTCTATGTCAGTGTAATGGCGCATCGACGATCGCGGGGAACGCCCGCTATGAAACTGTCTACCACGTGCATGCTCTCGTCCGTCACCGATCGTCCTAATCGCGCCCCAACACATTCGCGAAAAAACATGGCCGCAGCCAGACGCATCTCCATACGGCCGAGATGAATACCTAGGCACTGGCGTGCCCCGTACCCGAACGGGTTGAAAGCCAGCTTGGCTTGGTCAGTGATTCTCGAGTTGGATAGCCAGCGCGTATGATCGAACCTAGCCGCTCTGTATCAACACTGCCATCCGCATTTTTTTTGTTGATTCGCTTCCACTGGGCTTCCACTTACGTGTCTGCATCATCCCAGATACTCGGATTGCGCTGAAGACTCCAGTTCTGCGTAGCAACTATGGTGTCGTCGGGAATGAAATACCCCCCAATTGTCACACCCCCGGATGGTGGACTGCGAGGCATGCATCCTGGAGCCGCCCCGTATAGCCGTAGACTTTCGTCGATGACCGCATTCAGGATGGGCAACCGCTCGCAGGCTTCGTCGGTCAGTTCACCTTCAAGAGTGGCGACCTCGGCCTCGACTTGCTTTTGGACTTCTGGTCGACTCAGCACACACCAGAGAAGGAACGTCAGAGAGATTGCCGTCGGGTCGGAGCCCGCCAGTAGTAGAGCCCCGGCGTCAGTTATGATATCTGTATCAGTCAAGTTTCCGGCCTCTAGGGCCTTATTGAATAGATTTCTCGGTTCGGCCTGggccttctttgcctctcGCGCTCGGGAGACCACGTCGCCTCCCGCAGCGAACATTCTCTCCTGAGAATAGAATATATCCTGGAGAGGTGGGATGAACCAAGCCAACGCACGGCCAAGATAGTAGCCAGGGGGAGCGAAGTGCTTGAGCAGATGCGCAAGGTCTCCCATCCGCCGTTCTAGCATAAGAACGAAGGGTTCCTTGACACCTTTGGCGACGATGCCTGCGCCACCGCCGAACGTAAGCTGGCAGACTATTTCGTTGGCCATGAGAGTCCACCACCCCATGATCTCGGCCTCGCCCTTTACGGCGTCGCATTTGATCTTCTCCACGGTCAGCTTGATGATATCCCGGACCTTTGGCTCCCACTCGTTTCGTAAGCTCTGCAGCGTGAAACCCCGGGCGTAAAGTTTACGACGCGCCGCATGGAGTTTTGGATCCCGAAAGTTGAAGATATTGTCTACCGGCCCTGGTGATAGAAGCTCATAGAAGGGAGCTTTCATGAAGCCAGATCCCATGCGGTGGATCTCGCGTCCTGCCACAGGATCTGCCACGTCGATTTCTTGAGGTCCGATACGGACGATGGGCCCATACTTCTGGTGCAAGCTATGGACGTAGTGGATTCGATTGTTGGCAAAGACGGACCACGACAGGCGCAGCCCTGTCAACGACGCATACCAGGGACCTGGAATATGTTTCAATGGAGTGAAGTAAGCTATGCGAATGGCCTGGGATACATCAGCGCCAGTTGCCTCCGGGCCGGACGAAATACCTTGATTATGCTAAGTAGtatgaagaagctgccgacATAACTGAGCATGGAGAGCCATTTCATGCTCAGAAGGGCCGCATAGAAGTCTTTACTGTCCGAAGTCATTGGACTCGCAATCAGAGGGGGACAATCTGCATCATGAATTCCCCTTCTGTTGGAACGCCTGATATAGTACGCTTGTGCGGTTGACCCCAGTGTATCGGGCACTCAACCGGTCATCTATTCTTGACTCGGTGAAGAGAGACTGCAATCGGCAGATGCTCGGGTATCGCTAAAGAATACTCTGTCCTCTTCCCAGTAAACCCCGGTACAGTCAGCGACGGATCACGGTCAGCGAGGCCATGACCGACTCGGCAGCTCCTTGATTGACACCTTGCACATGTAAGATAAAATAGGCAATCTGAATCTCACCGTTAGCTTAGAATCATGGAACTGCAGACCATACTATTTTCGCAATAAACGGCTCCAGGATGGCCAGTCACGCTGAGCCAACCAGGCTCTTCCTTTTTGGGGACCAGACCTATGACTTCGTTGCAGATTTGCGAGATCTTCTCAATATTCGCAACAATCCAATTCTAGTGGCCTTTCTCGAACAATCGCACCATGTTATACGTGCCCAGATGATCCGCGAGCTGCCACCAAAAGAGCACAAGCAAGCTCGGACTGCGTCCTTAGCAGAGTTACTGCAGAAATATGTCGATCGAAAGCTGCCGTCTGCTTTCCAGACTGCCCTCTCCTGCGTTACTCAGATAGGGCTATTTATGCGTCAATTTGATGACCCGCGTGTTCTTTACCCACACGCTAACGACAGCTACGTCTTGGGAGTCTGCACAGGATCTCTTGCGGCAGCCGCCATTAGCTGCAGTACTTCTTTATCTGAGCTTTTACCAATTGCTGTCCAGACCGTCCTCGTCGCCTTTCGCCTTGGCCTTTGGGCAGAGAAAGTGCGCGATAACCTTGAAATATCCGAAACCAACCAAACACAGCCCTGGTCGGCAGTGTGTCATGTTCCACCGGAGGAGGTggccattgccattgacaGGTTCAGTCATAAAAAGGTCCGTAGCCCTGTATACCGTGCTCAAAGGTCTTGCTAACCCATTGTCCACCTGAACAGGCGCTATCGAACACGCGCAGACCCTGGATTACTGCAACATCAGCCAAAACTACGACAGTTAGCGCAAGCCCTGATATCTTGAGCCAGTTGGCTAGTCAAGCACCCTTCACGAATAGCAAACTGTGGAGGGAGATTCCAATCTACGTTCCTGCGCATAACAACCATTTGTTCTCCTCAAGGGATGTCGACGACATCCTGGCGACCACGAATGAGAACCCCTGGTCCACCTTCGGCGCCCAAATACCGTTCCTGTCCTCCGTCACTGGAAAGTTGGCTTGGGTCCGAAACTACCGTGACCTCCTACATCTGGCCCTCTCGCAATGCCTTATCGAACCTATACGATGGGACGTCGTCGAGGCAGAAGTGCCGCGGCTCCTCAAAGACCGTGATGGTCTCGATACGCTGACAATTGTAGCCTTCACAACCGTGCTTTCTAAAAGTTTGTCCAATGCTCTGGTTACCGAAGGAATAAAGCCAGCAGAACCTCCGACCTCTATAAATAAGACCCCGGAGCGATATAGCCACCGTCCAGGGTCTGACAGAGGCAAACTGGCGATTGTGTCTATGTCTGGTCGATTTCCCGAGGCCCCTTCTACCGATTCATTCTGGGATCTGCTTTACAAAGGCCTTGACGTTTGTAAAGAGGTCCCCTTGCGTCGATGGGATGTAAAGACCCATGTTGATCCGAGCGGCAAAGCGCGCAACAAAGGGGCCACACGTTGGGGTTGCTGGCTTGACTTTGCTGGTGAATTCGACCCACGCTTCTTTAGCATCTCGCCCAAGGAGGCGCCGCAAATGGATCCGGCCCAGAGGATGGCATTAATGTCAACTTACGAAGCCATGGAGCGAGGAGGCATTGTGCCAGACACGACACCGTCAACTCAACGTAACCGCATCGGAGTTTTCCACGGCGTTACCAGTAATGACTGGATGGAAACGAATACCGCGCAAAATATAGACACCTACTTTATCACGGGCGGAAACAGGGGGTTCATTCCTGGTCGGATCAATTTCTGCTTTGAATTTTCAGGGCCCAGTTATAGTAATGACACTGCATGTTCCTCCAGTCTGGCAGCTATTCATCTCGCATGTAATTCCCTGTGGCGTGGTGACTGCGATACTGCGGTGGCTGGAGGCACGAATATGATTTTTACCCCTGATGGACATACTGGCCTGGATAAGGGGTTTTTCCTTTCTCGAACAGGCAACTGCAAGGCTTTTGACGATGCAGCAGATGGCTATTGCCGTGCGGAAGGAGTCGGTACCGTCTTCATCAAACGTCTTGAGGATGCATTAGCAGAAAATGATCCTATTCTGGCCACTATCCTCGACATCAAAACAAACCACTCGGCCATGTCGGACTCAATGACACGGCCGTTTAAGCCTGCGCAGATTGACAACATGTCGGCTTTATTGAGTACAGCCGGAATCAGCCCGCTTGACCTTAGCTATATCGAAATGCACGGTACCGGGACGCAGGTGGGTGACGCCGTCGAAATGGAGTCGGTTCTGAGTCTCTTTGCTCCGGACGAGACATTTCGACCCCGAGATAAACCGTTGTACGTGGGATCTGCCAAAGCGAACATTGGCCATGGAGAAGGAGTTTCCGGCGTCACCAGTCTCATCAAGGTCCTACTGATGATGAAAAACGACAccattcctcctcactgTGGCATTAAACCGGGAAGCCGAATCAACCGGAACTATCCAGACCTTCCAGCTCGCAATGTGCATATTGCTTTTGAGCCAAAACCGTGGCCTCGGACAGATACACCTCGACGTGTGCTCATCAACAACTTTAGTGCCGCTGGAGGGAACACCGCTGTCCTGGTTGAGGACGCTCCTGTTCGTGATCCCGTAACTGCATCAGATCCCCGAACTAGCCACATTGTTACTGTTTCTGGCCACGTTGGGAAGTCCCTCAAGCTGAACTTGGAGAAATTGCGGGATCATTTGGTGAAGCGGCCGGAAATCAATCCTTCGGAGCTCTCATATACGACCACTGCCCGGCGATGGCACCACCCTCATCGGGTGAGTATAACAGGAGCTAACACTATGGAAATCTTGCGCAATGTAGAAAGCGCTATAGCAAGAGGGCATGGAGTCAACCGCCCCGCAACTAAGCCGAAAATTGTCATTGCTTGTAGTGGGCAAGGCTCCCAGTACACAGGGATGGGCTGGCAGCTATACAACAGTTATCCGACTTTCCGGTCTGACCTAGAGCGATTTGATCAATTGGCTAGGAGCTATGGGTTTCCCAGTTTCCTTGAGGTCTACACCTCCAAGCCAGTCGGCGACAGCATGGAAGATCTCCTCCCCGTTATTGTCCAATTGGCTTTGGTGAGTCTTGAAATGGCTTTGGGAAACCTTCTGGGCTCCTTCGGTCTGAAACCAAGTGCAGTCATTGGCCATAGTCTTGGCGAATACGCGGCATTATACATCAGCGGCGTTCTTTCAGCTGCCGATACATTGTACTTGGTTGGGATGAGAGCGAAGCTGCTTCAAGAACGCTGTCAGCGAGGCACCCACGCGATGCTCGCCGTTCGAGCATCACCGGTCACGCTGTGTGAAGTATTGGCCGAATCCAACTGTGAAGTAGCCTGTCATAATGGCCCTAACGACACTGTTTTGAGTGGACCACTTAAGGAGGTTATGAACCTTCAGAATTCCCTGTCTGCGACAGGTATCAAAGGTACTTTACTGAAGCTGCCATTTGCCTTCCATTCTGCTCAGGTTCAGCCTATTCTAGAAGAGTTCAAGAACGTGGCCCGTGGTGTGACCTTCCACAAGCCACAGATACCAGTATTGTCTCCTCTTTTGGTTAAGGTGATCGATGAAAAGGGCACCGTGGATCCAGTTTACCTCGCCCGCCATTGCCGGGAGCCAGTCAAGATGGTGTCAGTCCTTGAACATGCTCGCGATCAGCATATCATCACAGATCGCACAATTGTCATTGACGTTGGACCCAAGGCATTAATGGCTGGAATGATAAAGACGACACTTGATAAGGACACCAGTTCGGCTCTGCCAACTCTGGGACCCAGTCTAGACGTTTGGAAGAGCCTGACTAATATCTTGGGTACGTTGTATTCACGAGGGTTGGATATTAATTGGGTTGCGTATCACGAGCCGTTTGGATCTGCGAAGAAAGTCATCGAACTCCCTTCTTACGGCTGGGACCTGAAAGATTACTTCATCCCATACAAGGGTGAATGGTGTTTACACCGCCATGAAATTCGTTGCAGCTGCGCGACTCCAGGGAAGGAGACTGCAACGAGCGACTACCAGCTTCCTTCAGATGAGCAGGTCGCAGCTAAGAGGCCTTCAAAACAAGATGAAAGCAAGGAAGCATATCCCGAGATAGTGGCCACTACAACAGTGCACCGTGTagtggaagagaagactgAGCCACTTGGGGCTACTCtggtagtagagaccgatATCTCTCGCCCAGACGTGAACCAGATTGCTCAAGGTCACCTGGTGGATGGAATACCACTGTGTACCCCGTCAGTATATGCAGATATCGCCCTTCATGTTGGGAGGTATTCCATGAACCGCCTTCGAGCAAGTCACCCCGGCGCCATGGACGGTGTTGTCGACGTTGCCGACATGGTAATCGACAAGGCCCTTATTCCTCATGGCAAATCGCCACAGCTGCTTCGGACGACGCTGACTATGACATGGCCGCCGAAGGCTGCAGCTACCACACGTTCCGCGAAAATCAAGTTTGCTACCTACTTCGCCGATGGCAAGCTTGATACTGAGCACGCGACTTGCACTGTTCGCTTCACAAGCGAGGCGCAGCTCAAGTCATTACAGAAAAAAGTACCCGAATATCAGGAACGAATAAAGAAATTAGGAGAGGGCCTTCGCCAGGGCCAGTTCATTCGATA
This sequence is a window from Aspergillus nidulans FGSC A4 chromosome IV. Protein-coding genes within it:
- a CDS encoding sterigmatocystin biosynthesis ketoreductase stcE (transcript_id=CADANIAT00000964) — protein: MPSAAVSVPEVPSSDRKTVYLVTGASRGLGRGLVQAFLLRPNSIVIAGLRNRTSQAGALDALPRGENSSLIAVQLDSGSKSDPADAVSILQRDYGITHLDVVIANAAIAANYGPASTMPLEYLETHMQINAYAALLLFQATRVLLQAAKSPQFICVGAPISTITEMESCARAPLTNYALSKLAACYLVRKIHFENKWLVAYIVDPGHIQSDMGAQAARLFGRKEAPTTIEESVAGICARMTEADKNTTSGRFILFSDGSDVPW
- a CDS encoding DUF4267 domain-containing protein (transcript_id=CADANIAT00000965), which produces MPVSQHPALSIGANAFALIAIGFGVNALLRPAHALSFFEWELPASPAERRLVEGLSYVYGVRDIFWGFSFYIANAFGTRKSTGWTLVAGSLVAFADGAICYSWGKGEWGHWSYAPMMTALGAAFLGLFD
- a CDS encoding protein stcC (transcript_id=CADANIAT00000966), producing MLLKSIQNIVCGLVPTFFLFGSAAAELDFEQWHPAGLGDLRCGCPAMNSLANHGFINHNGSNITVNEVIPLMQEVFHLSEELATIVTGLAVLSADDPASGIFNLDMLNRHNIFEHDASLTRKDFYLGGDGHTIDQPTLDEFLSYFDGKEWIDLNDAAAARYARVLDSREKNPSFLYQDQQLITSYGETIKYFRTMVDPRSNKTSAEFVRILFTEERLPVREGWQRPREEISGFSLASDVVQLALRTPEKFIGMPFDQRPFAEQAFDPLPWQRPPIWTPPNYPGFSKRHFSELVGRFAKKALPFRA
- a CDS encoding P450 monooxygenase stcB (transcript_id=CADANIAT00000968) — protein: MISQICNEVIGLVPKKEEPGWLSVTGHPGAVYCENSISSGPEATGADVSQAIRIAYFTPLKHIPGPWYASLTGLRLSWSVFANNRIHYVHSLHQKYGPIVRIGPQEIDVADPVAGREIHRMGSGFMKAPFYELLSPGPVDNIFNFRDPKLHAARRKLYARGFTLQSLRNEWEPKVRDIIKLTVEKIKCDAVKGEAEIMGWWTLMANEIVCQLTFGGGAGIVAKGVKEPFVLMLERRMGDLAHLLKHFAPPGYYLGRALAWFIPPLQDIFYSQERMFAAGGDVVSRAREAKKAQAEPRNLFNKALEAGNLTDTDIITDAGALLLAGSDPTAISLTFLLWCVLSRPEVQKQVEAEVATLEGELTDEACERLPILNAVIDESLRLYGAAPGCMPRSPPSGGVTIGGYFIPDDTIVATQNWSLQRNPSIWDDADTFDHTRWLSNSRITDQAKLAFNPFGYGARQCLGIHLGRMEMRLAAAMFFRECVGARLGRSVTDESMHVVDSFIAGVPRDRRCAITLT
- a CDS encoding sterigmatocystin biosynthesis polyketide synthase stcA (transcript_id=CADANIAT00000967), whose product is MASHAEPTRLFLFGDQTYDFVADLRDLLNIRNNPILVAFLEQSHHVIRAQMIRELPPKEHKQARTASLAELLQKYVDRKLPSAFQTALSCVTQIGLFMRQFDDPRVLYPHANDSYVLGVCTGSLAAAAISCSTSLSELLPIAVQTVLVAFRLGLWAEKVRDNLEISETNQTQPWSAVCHVPPEEVAIAIDRFSHKKVRSPVYRAQRPWITATSAKTTTVSASPDILSQLASQAPFTNSKLWREIPIYVPAHNNHLFSSRDVDDILATTNENPWSTFGAQIPFLSSVTGKLAWVRNYRDLLHLALSQCLIEPIRWDVVEAEVPRLLKDRDGLDTLTIVAFTTVLSKSLSNALVTEGIKPAEPPTSINKTPERYSHRPGSDRGKLAIVSMSGRFPEAPSTDSFWDLLYKGLDVCKEVPLRRWDVKTHVDPSGKARNKGATRWGCWLDFAGEFDPRFFSISPKEAPQMDPAQRMALMSTYEAMERGGIVPDTTPSTQRNRIGVFHGVTSNDWMETNTAQNIDTYFITGGNRGFIPGRINFCFEFSGPSYSNDTACSSSLAAIHLACNSLWRGDCDTAVAGGTNMIFTPDGHTGLDKGFFLSRTGNCKAFDDAADGYCRAEGVGTVFIKRLEDALAENDPILATILDIKTNHSAMSDSMTRPFKPAQIDNMSALLSTAGISPLDLSYIEMHGTGTQVGDAVEMESVLSLFAPDETFRPRDKPLYVGSAKANIGHGEGVSGVTSLIKVLLMMKNDTIPPHCGIKPGSRINRNYPDLPARNVHIAFEPKPWPRTDTPRRVLINNFSAAGGNTAVLVEDAPVRDPVTASDPRTSHIVTVSGHVGKSLKLNLEKLRDHLVKRPEINPSELSYTTTARRWHHPHRVSITGANTMEILRNVESAIARGHGVNRPATKPKIVIACSGQGSQYTGMGWQLYNSYPTFRSDLERFDQLARSYGFPSFLEVYTSKPVGDSMEDLLPVIVQLALVSLEMALGNLLGSFGLKPSAVIGHSLGEYAALYISGVLSAADTLYLVGMRAKLLQERCQRGTHAMLAVRASPVTLCEVLAESNCEVACHNGPNDTVLSGPLKEVMNLQNSLSATGIKGTLLKLPFAFHSAQVQPILEEFKNVARGVTFHKPQIPVLSPLLVKVIDEKGTVDPVYLARHCREPVKMVSVLEHARDQHIITDRTIVIDVGPKALMAGMIKTTLDKDTSSALPTLGPSLDVWKSLTNILGTLYSRGLDINWVAYHEPFGSAKKVIELPSYGWDLKDYFIPYKGEWCLHRHEIRCSCATPGKETATSDYQLPSDEQVAAKRPSKQDESKEAYPEIVATTTVHRVVEEKTEPLGATLVVETDISRPDVNQIAQGHLVDGIPLCTPSVYADIALHVGRYSMNRLRASHPGAMDGVVDVADMVIDKALIPHGKSPQLLRTTLTMTWPPKAAATTRSAKIKFATYFADGKLDTEHATCTVRFTSEAQLKSLQKKVPEYQERIKKLGEGLRQGQFIRYTTKSGYKLMSSMASFHRDYKLLNHLILNEADNEAVSTMDFSAAKSEGTFAAHPAYVDAITQVGGFAMNANDNTDIQQEVFVNHGWDSFQVYQPLVKGKTYEVYVRMTEDEKGDLVHGDTIVLYGDAVVAFFKGLSLRRVPRRGLRMVLQQASDKAARLHGNQQAVKTQAPQRAALKQKPQSSPTQPHASKVAYSRSATSPTAGKPVVAARDLSREGDDKFKAVLSVISEESGVALGELTADTNFADIGIDSLSSMVIGSRLREDLGLELGAEFSLFIDCPTVRSLKTLLSGSAVSVNNDKDELEPGQEAETAAPEQLDLRIGDAAPSKVRDANIEPLDLGDELFRNVLRIVSEESGVALDELSAETVFADIGIDSLSSMVITSRFREDLGMSLDSSFNLFEEVPTVARLQEFFGTTSGSTTGSSGSGSSEDETDSIPSTPEEYTTADTRVPECRPTTSVVLQGLPQMAKQILFMLPDGGGSASSYLTIPRLHADVAIVGLNCPYARDPENMNCTHQSMIQSFCNEIKRRQPEGPYHLGGWSSGGAFAYVTAEALINAGNEVHSLIIIDAPVPQVMEKLPTSFYEYCNNLGLFSNQPGGTTDGTAQPPPYLIPHFQATVDVMLDYRVAPLKTNRMPKVGIIWASETVMDEDNAPKMKGMHFMVQKRKDFGPDGWDVVCPGAVFDIVRAEGANHFTLMTKEHVYLVRELIDRVMG